Within the Nerophis ophidion isolate RoL-2023_Sa linkage group LG01, RoL_Noph_v1.0, whole genome shotgun sequence genome, the region gcagctgcctttagcaaccgagacacagccggtgtttctttgtttgttgtgaagcagagcggtcaaaccAACATGTTTTctcgacgtcaaccagcatgtttttggatggggaaatttagatatatattttaccggagacatcattggattattcgtcgtcctgcagcagctgtctaaaaagcagctgtgagcttggctcctcggcttctctctgagacacttcgtgttcaccgcagccatccgacctcgaggtatgcctttctaatctttaaaatctcactaaaacactattgaaacaataagcagataagggatcttccagaattatcctagtaaatgtgtctaattacatctgaaacgctcacactgccgtcgcctggagccgtcacttttttccctcttctagtccttcactgtaagtgttgttgaaaacttacacttaatatttCTTGTTTAAAGGGTTAACATTTTTTCTTGAAAAGAGTTATGGTTTTGaagtcatgttatattttttgtaaataagacacatttggTTTACTACAAAAGGGGCAATTTATTTCCTTTGTCACACCGCTTTTCTCGCGAGATTTTGGTGTAGTATTTGGGGTTGCAGACATGCAAAAGACTTTAAGCAGCAGTAAGAACATTTGGCTAGCTGAACAAGgtatttgtcatattgtgtcgAATTGTTCTGTATATTTGTGGAGTGCATTGGTTTaatttttgtacgctcatttagttgcacaagactgaaATATTTGCTGCCCAAGAACCTCCGAAGTGGCAGGCGGCCGCGAGGTAGCTATTCTGTTTAGCACCTTATTTGCCTGGGACTGAACTATTTCTAAAACCATTGTATTTCGTGTCTTGTCCTGTAGTTTTCACGGCATAAACTCAAGTAAAGAGCCCGTCTTTAAGAAGCCGTGCCAGTGTTGTCATTTCGGAGCCACATTCATTATCAacatcctaattcacaaatctttcattctcgctcaaactaatggggaaattgtcgctttctcggtccaaattgctcttactgctggtggctcccattaaaaacaatgtgaatatgtgtggaacccttcagctcgtgacgtcacgcgcacatacttccggtaaaggcagggcttttttattagcgaccaacagTTGTGAttattatcgtggatgttctctactaaatcctttcaccaaaaatatggcaatatcgcaaaatgatcaaatatgacacagaatggacctgctatccccgtttaaataagaacatctcatttcagtaggcttttaaaggcgGATCCACGCAGGATTATACCAAGTATCGTTGCTtgcctactgtttactactgcggtaacttctaacagacatttccgccatTTTGGATCGAGgttctttgtttacattgttcaaCAAAGTGGGATAATTTCAGTTTTTAGGGTTTGGAAGTCAAATAGCTTTCAAATGAGGGAACGCAACACACTCACCTTCATCTTGGCTTTTCAGATTGTTCTCCGTTGGTGGCGCTGATtgtctttcactttctctttgacatgacgtcgccatcttagcatagcagtagtcgtccatcttctatcacgtcttcaatcttcacttcagctAACACGCCGTCGCTCCACACTCAAAGTCCGTTTCCTGGGCTTAAGAAAAGGCGAACAGTTGAGGTATTTGATGCTATTTTTGAATCTATAAGATCGTAAATGTGAAACTTCTCCGAAGAGCCATGTCGCTTAGTCCGCCATCTTGGACTTGGACCACTGTTCGATGTTTGCGCATGCGCCAGAAATTTGCAACTTCCGGTCAacaactgcactttaaaaaataaaatactttttaaataacTGGCAGCCCTTTTcatattaaattacatttttggcTCATAATTGAAGTGTTCCTTATCGCGAAAACAGTTTTGATATCAAAATACTTTGGAGatagaaatgaaacaaaaatggacaaTGTTGTATTCTGTCTTTTAGTGGGTTCAAGCAAACGGCAAGTTGTTTGACAAAGTAAGTCTTGTGAAAGAGTGAAAGTCACACTACCCCAGTATACATGTTCAACATTATAATCTTGACTTTTATCAGTAATATCCTCATTGAAGGATGACTTGTACTCGACCTCGGACCAACTGCACTCGGTGAGGAAACAAAGACGCTGACATAAATATTGCTCTTATTGCAACCATAGACAGCAGAAGACTTCTACTTTCACTTTTGTACACTGACTTTAGTTATCTGCTGCACCGACAAGATGCCTGCTCGGTGCGTGTTGGCGACTGGAGCCAAACTGCTGGGTCAAAACTGGCCTGTGACGTCAACATTTACCTTTTTCTTTTGACACCAACATGAAAACGAAATAATGGTCTCTGTTGGCCACTTACTTAATAAACATACATGACAAAGTGCGTCCTGATTCTTTGATTCAATCTTTAAATTGATGTGTGCCGATGATAAGAAAGTTTGTGGCTGCATTACTGACTAATAACCTCAGTTTTATCTGAAGTTCCATCGAGGTTTGTTTTGAAGCGAAAGTGGGCGCAGAGCACACCCCCTCCCACTggtgtgtgacgtcatcgctgcCTGTGTGATGCGCACTGTCTTCCTGCGCCGGTCAAAACCAACACTGTGATTAATCATCATTCATTTATGGTAACGTgatgtattatttttaataatcacATGCGTTAACATTGACAGCCTTAGGTGAAacccatactttttttttaactcatcaaATCACTGACCTGTAAATTGTTGTCCATTATCAGtgttactccctccgaggtcttaGTCAAGGCTCGAGTCGTTCCTTTTTCTcacagacatttatttcagccacgTCTTCTTCACGTAACCAACGATGCCAAATATAATGCCGTCAGACGTAATAAAATAAGCAAacagaacttacaattagtctgatatccagaaaaagaaaacacatagatTTCACAAACATATCAGAACACAACAAAACttagacttaatctcagtgtTTCTACAgagcacaaataaaacgttgaaagactgacagtattgcagtaaatcacacactgttcactttctttacATTTGCACGGAAGACAATCATTCGAATAATCCAAGTTTGTATGAATAGCTCAGATATTTGTGGAAGAAGCAGTGAGGAGGTCCTGGGTAGGGTGGATGTCGCCACATATGAGCAACATACCACAAACTAAACAGCTAATTGCTTATTTTCgcttgtgtgttctcatgtgttttactGCGGCTGCATTATGTGGGATCCTTTTACagcacactgaacaactaaacgttttttctccagtgtgtgttctcgtgtgtCAACACGAAGACATGACTAAACGCATGAGAACTTAACACTTTAATGGTTTTTCATCgaagtgtgttctcatgtgtttaatCAAACTGCACTTaacagaaaagcttttgccacaaactgaacaattaaatgtttttttaacagtgtgtgttgtcatgtgttgagtcaaattgctAATTTGAGAAAAGctgttgccacaaactgaacaattaaaggggtttcacctgtgtgtgttctcatgtgttcagtcaaatttCTCTTAACAGAACAACTTTTTCCACatactgaacaattaaatggtttttcacctgtgtgtgttctcatgtgttgagtcaaattgttATTTTGAGAAAATATTTTGCCCCAAACcgaacaattaaatggtttttcccCTGTGTGTGTGCTCATGTGTCGAGTCAAACGGCTCTTTTCAGTAAAACTTTCAGCACAAACTGAGCAGCTCAAACATGTTTTACCTCTCTTCTTTGTCGAGCATTCatagtgtttgttgtcagtgtgagtcctcatatcaccttcacagtctgtatcgctgctcaaaggttcttcagcctcgtcttcagcctcactatctgatagtggagctaagaggttgtctacttgtggtttctcttcatc harbors:
- the LOC133554953 gene encoding zinc finger protein 674-like isoform X3, coding for MDDYCYAKMATSCQRESERESAPPTENNLKSEDEDVQQLMGNQEEVSPQSGGSSTLKQETPQPPCIKKEEEELCITQEGECLLGREEADYTKFPLTVVSVKTEDDEEKPQVDNLLAPLSDSEAEDEAEEPLSSDTDCEGDMRTHTDNKHYECSTKKRGKTCLSCSVCAESFTEKSRLTRHMSTHTGEKPFNCSVWGKIFSQNNNLTQHMRTHTGEKPFNCSVCGKSCSVKRNLTEHMRTHTGETPLIVQFVATAFLKLAI